The following coding sequences lie in one Niabella agricola genomic window:
- a CDS encoding porin family protein: MKKSLLLTMACVFTGMTLFAQRSFYGRPVRLGFKVDPVFVNTLRPLENGLEKDGSGFGVNYGLMADVQFSDTRGAFATGLEVAHASSSILIKDASKGLYSGNDNQKYKLKLQYLQIPLSVKLKTNDINGLRWWGQFGTYMGALIGSRLDYTSGDKSEDNVNAMSKTNKLNMGLLLGAGGEYRLAEKTDLYFGLGFENGFTDITRNKDWKDDKVALNRWALRLGVFF, encoded by the coding sequence ATGAAAAAATCTTTATTGCTAACAATGGCCTGCGTGTTTACAGGAATGACCCTGTTTGCACAAAGAAGTTTTTATGGTCGCCCTGTACGTTTGGGATTTAAGGTTGATCCCGTATTTGTAAATACCCTGCGCCCTCTTGAAAACGGCCTGGAAAAAGATGGTTCCGGTTTTGGTGTGAACTATGGGCTGATGGCCGATGTGCAGTTCTCGGATACGCGCGGCGCTTTCGCAACGGGTTTGGAAGTTGCACATGCATCTTCCTCCATCCTGATCAAAGATGCTTCAAAAGGATTGTACTCCGGCAACGACAACCAGAAGTATAAATTGAAACTGCAGTATCTGCAGATCCCGCTGAGTGTAAAACTAAAGACCAATGATATCAACGGTCTCCGCTGGTGGGGACAATTTGGTACGTACATGGGGGCGCTGATCGGCTCCCGGTTAGATTACACTTCAGGAGACAAATCTGAAGACAATGTAAATGCAATGAGCAAGACCAATAAATTGAATATGGGGCTGCTTTTAGGGGCGGGTGGTGAATACCGGCTTGCAGAAAAAACGGATCTGTATTTTGGACTGGGTTTTGAAAACGGATTTACCGATATTACCAGAAACAAAGACTGGAAGGATGATAAAGTAGCGTTGAACCGTTGGGCATTGCGTCTCGGTGTGTTTTTCTAA
- a CDS encoding endonuclease/exonuclease/phosphatase family protein, translating to MSRNYLFAVLLLFTAACGTVARAQTIKVLTYNVYHGEEHYANGKSNLKKIAAVINRYKPDFVAMQEVDSMTKRTASFNGGVKKDLVAELAKMTGMHGYFAKAMDYSEGGYGEGLLSRYPGKPVVHHLPIPAGGEGRALITIEHRFPNGKKMVFAGTHLCHEFDENRQAQAKAVADILLGMNLPVAVGGDFNITPESKAYAIITQRMDDAAVRFGNPQLTFPYTKPKIRLDYIFLNQGRTWNVKKVEVIGNEDASDHKPVLVTLELVK from the coding sequence ATGAGCAGAAATTATTTATTCGCAGTCCTGCTTTTATTTACTGCAGCATGTGGTACTGTTGCCCGTGCCCAAACCATAAAAGTACTTACCTATAATGTCTATCATGGAGAAGAACATTATGCGAATGGAAAGAGCAATCTCAAAAAGATTGCAGCGGTAATCAACCGGTATAAGCCCGATTTTGTGGCTATGCAGGAGGTAGACAGCATGACCAAAAGAACGGCGTCCTTTAACGGTGGTGTTAAAAAGGACCTGGTAGCGGAACTGGCAAAAATGACTGGTATGCATGGATACTTTGCAAAGGCAATGGACTATAGCGAGGGCGGTTATGGTGAAGGCTTGTTATCGCGCTATCCTGGTAAACCTGTGGTGCATCACCTGCCTATTCCCGCCGGGGGCGAAGGAAGAGCGCTGATCACCATTGAGCACCGGTTCCCAAACGGAAAAAAGATGGTATTTGCCGGTACGCATCTTTGTCATGAATTTGATGAAAACCGGCAGGCACAGGCAAAGGCTGTTGCCGATATTTTGTTGGGGATGAACCTGCCGGTGGCGGTTGGCGGCGACTTTAATATTACGCCGGAATCCAAAGCGTATGCGATCATTACGCAGCGAATGGACGATGCTGCCGTGCGGTTCGGTAATCCGCAGCTTACGTTCCCCTATACCAAGCCAAAGATCCGGCTGGATTATATTTTCCTAAACCAGGGAAGAACGTGGAATGTAAAAAAAGTAGAAGTGATCGGTAATGAAGACGCTTCCGATCATAAGCCGGTATTGGTTACGCTGGAACTGGTAAAATAG
- a CDS encoding RNA polymerase sigma-70 factor encodes MFESAPGKGAGYGWSGRPVAQKICFIRKEVKVATGSIQVDDYAWNRSASFLGLPYIAYFSQLMQKEQLPYLIGLISGENDEHAFNELMRYYYPGLLSFANSILNDRALAEEVIQDIFVQIWENKKTLPAINNLSNYLYRAVKYSCLAELSKKKRIHYGDLGESLAMAYTKSDSKILSEESLKYIAEAISKLPPRCRLIFRLIKDEGLKYSEVASILDISVKTVEAQMTIALRALSLSLQAAFPEYRNNFFSKKTGSS; translated from the coding sequence ATGTTCGAAAGTGCACCCGGGAAAGGCGCTGGTTATGGATGGAGTGGTAGACCTGTTGCTCAAAAGATTTGTTTTATAAGAAAGGAAGTAAAGGTTGCCACGGGAAGCATCCAGGTTGATGACTATGCCTGGAACCGTTCGGCTTCTTTTTTGGGTTTACCGTATATTGCCTATTTTAGCCAGCTGATGCAAAAAGAGCAATTGCCATATCTGATCGGGCTGATCTCCGGGGAAAATGATGAGCATGCATTCAATGAACTGATGCGCTATTATTATCCCGGGTTGTTATCTTTTGCAAATTCCATTCTCAACGACCGAGCACTTGCCGAAGAGGTAATCCAGGACATCTTCGTGCAGATCTGGGAAAATAAAAAAACACTTCCTGCTATCAATAATTTATCCAATTATTTATACCGGGCGGTAAAATATTCCTGCCTGGCAGAATTATCCAAAAAGAAACGGATTCATTATGGCGATCTGGGCGAATCACTGGCGATGGCCTACACCAAATCCGATTCGAAGATTCTCAGCGAGGAAAGTTTAAAATATATTGCAGAAGCCATTAGCAAATTGCCGCCCCGGTGCCGGCTGATCTTCCGGCTGATAAAAGACGAGGGGCTCAAGTACAGCGAGGTGGCCAGCATTTTAGATATATCTGTAAAAACTGTGGAAGCACAGATGACCATCGCATTAAGGGCGCTTTCCTTAAGTCTTCAGGCTGCTTTCCCTGAGTACCGGAACAATTTTTTTTCAAAAAAAACCGGGTCTTCTTAA
- a CDS encoding SusC/RagA family TonB-linked outer membrane protein, whose product MKLSFVVLLATSFQAFSINGISQSRITMEVKNTSISAILNKIQSRYEYRFFYTDELGLNNKKIDLLAKNATIDYVMEQLLGVTGYSYKKMNNGLVVIIGQPAGIAALQVKGHITDENGSPLAGVSIIEKGTANGTSSGEDGSFSLNVKDENAVLIVSTVGYVIQEITVKTQRDFRVVLKKEENKLDEVIVVGYGTQKKVNLTGAVSQVGAEALENRPVANISQALQGAIPNVNINFNTGRPGAEGSFNIRGNTSINGGGAPLILIDGVPGNLNNINPRDVENISVLKDAASAAIYGARGSFGVILVTTKKAKRGKMTVNYSNNFGWAGLTTRTDFITDGYTSAKLNDEAFLRATGNTYTRYTEEDYEELKKRQTDKSLPNVVITNRNGKDQYMYYGNTDWWHTMFRDWQPSREHALTITGGSEKIDFLISGRAYGKDGMMQINQDQYTSYNFRAKITARLSDKLELFTNTYFNTNKYTYPGWGWNSNFVSITVHALPSYVPLNPDGTATYSSGLNSYSIGDGIFADLFHGKSKGDEKRMELINLVGATFKPIKGMEITGNYSYTFNPYSTMQRRTKAPWSINPGVISFVGNDYLAESANLVQYQAVNLFGSYGKKIGDHNFKIMAGYNQELRTFKQISARNTDLLSEDLNDFRLATGQATLDGQAEEWALQGYFSRLNYDFNGKYLLEFNGRYDGSSRFPKGQRFGFFPSISGGWRVSQEPFWNALKGAVNEFKLRASYGSLGNQQEADPYGYILTMRRETMNYIFNGAKGQSLAVPKPIVQNLTWERSKSVDFGVDLGMVNNRLAVTYDWYVRNTLDMLIPGKTLPAVYGEASPKTNAGDMQTRGWELLVAWNDHVSVAGKPFNYNVSVGIGDYKAKITRFDNPQNLLSNYYVGQELGEIWGYKIGGYFKTDAEAAEYQKTVNQDFVNKQRLGAPGNWSKLMAGDLKFIDVNGDGIVNNGKNTLEDHGDLIKIGNKQPRYTFGVNMGADWNGFDLSLFLQGIAKQYWYPGANADKFWGPYSRPYYSFIPVDFEEKVWSEDRPDAYFPKLRGYEALNAGGSLNAPNDRYLQNLAYIRLKNLTVGYSLPAGLLSKAKISRCRIYLSGDNIFTATKLKTKYIDPEMAAAEANGRIYPISKIYSFGLDLSF is encoded by the coding sequence ATGAAGCTCAGTTTTGTTGTGCTGCTTGCCACGTCCTTCCAGGCATTTTCAATCAATGGTATATCCCAGAGCAGGATCACCATGGAGGTAAAGAACACCTCGATATCAGCGATCCTGAACAAGATCCAATCCCGGTATGAGTACCGGTTCTTTTATACGGATGAACTCGGTCTGAATAACAAAAAGATTGATCTGTTGGCAAAAAATGCAACCATCGATTATGTAATGGAGCAACTATTAGGTGTGACCGGTTATTCGTATAAAAAAATGAATAACGGCCTGGTGGTGATCATCGGTCAGCCTGCAGGTATTGCAGCGCTGCAGGTAAAGGGGCATATAACGGATGAAAACGGCAGTCCGTTGGCCGGTGTCAGCATTATCGAGAAAGGAACAGCTAATGGTACTTCCTCAGGGGAGGACGGAAGTTTTTCGTTAAATGTAAAGGATGAAAATGCCGTGCTGATCGTCTCTACGGTTGGGTATGTGATACAGGAAATAACTGTAAAGACGCAGCGCGATTTCCGCGTTGTGCTAAAGAAAGAAGAGAATAAGCTGGACGAGGTGATCGTGGTTGGATATGGAACGCAGAAAAAGGTGAACCTTACCGGGGCTGTAAGTCAGGTAGGAGCCGAGGCGCTGGAAAACCGGCCGGTGGCCAATATTTCACAGGCCTTACAGGGCGCCATTCCGAACGTGAACATCAATTTTAACACCGGAAGACCAGGGGCAGAAGGAAGTTTCAATATCCGGGGCAATACTTCCATTAACGGCGGAGGCGCGCCGCTCATCCTCATCGACGGAGTACCGGGAAACCTTAATAACATCAACCCGCGGGATGTGGAAAACATCAGCGTACTGAAAGATGCCGCCTCTGCGGCTATTTATGGGGCTCGCGGATCATTTGGGGTGATCCTGGTGACCACCAAGAAAGCAAAGCGGGGTAAGATGACGGTGAACTATTCCAACAATTTTGGCTGGGCCGGTCTAACCACCCGTACCGATTTTATTACCGATGGCTATACCTCGGCAAAGCTGAATGACGAGGCTTTTTTACGGGCTACAGGCAACACCTATACCCGTTATACGGAAGAAGATTATGAAGAGCTGAAAAAGCGACAAACCGACAAATCCCTGCCGAATGTAGTGATCACCAACCGCAACGGTAAAGATCAGTATATGTATTATGGAAACACGGATTGGTGGCATACCATGTTCCGCGACTGGCAGCCGTCCAGGGAACATGCGCTTACCATTACCGGTGGTTCGGAAAAGATCGACTTCCTGATTTCCGGAAGGGCGTACGGGAAAGACGGGATGATGCAGATCAATCAGGATCAATACACTTCGTATAATTTCAGGGCTAAGATCACGGCCCGTTTATCCGACAAACTGGAACTGTTTACCAATACCTATTTCAATACCAATAAGTATACGTACCCGGGCTGGGGATGGAACAGCAATTTTGTATCCATTACGGTACATGCCCTGCCTTCCTATGTGCCCTTGAACCCGGATGGTACCGCAACCTACAGCTCGGGATTGAACAGCTATTCCATCGGCGATGGCATTTTTGCCGATCTTTTCCATGGCAAATCCAAGGGAGATGAAAAACGGATGGAGCTGATTAACCTGGTAGGCGCCACTTTTAAGCCCATTAAAGGAATGGAGATCACAGGAAACTACTCCTACACGTTTAATCCCTATTCCACCATGCAGCGCAGAACAAAGGCTCCCTGGTCTATTAATCCCGGGGTGATCAGTTTTGTGGGAAATGATTACCTGGCGGAATCCGCCAACCTCGTGCAATATCAGGCGGTAAACCTGTTTGGCAGTTACGGAAAAAAAATAGGCGATCACAACTTTAAGATCATGGCTGGTTATAACCAGGAACTGCGCACGTTCAAACAGATCTCAGCAAGAAATACCGACCTGCTCTCCGAAGACCTAAATGATTTCCGGTTGGCTACCGGGCAGGCAACACTCGATGGGCAAGCAGAAGAATGGGCCTTGCAGGGGTATTTTTCAAGACTAAATTATGATTTTAACGGAAAGTACCTGCTGGAGTTTAACGGCCGCTATGACGGATCTTCCCGTTTCCCCAAGGGCCAGCGCTTTGGCTTTTTCCCTTCTATATCCGGAGGCTGGCGGGTGAGCCAGGAGCCCTTCTGGAATGCCTTAAAAGGAGCAGTCAATGAATTCAAATTAAGGGCTTCGTACGGATCGCTTGGCAACCAACAGGAGGCAGATCCTTACGGATATATTCTTACGATGCGCCGCGAAACCATGAACTATATTTTCAACGGTGCAAAGGGTCAGTCCCTTGCTGTTCCTAAGCCGATTGTACAAAACCTCACCTGGGAGCGCTCAAAGTCGGTTGATTTTGGTGTAGACCTTGGTATGGTAAATAACCGGCTTGCAGTTACCTACGACTGGTATGTACGCAATACGCTGGATATGCTCATCCCCGGGAAGACCCTGCCGGCCGTCTACGGAGAAGCATCTCCCAAGACCAACGCCGGCGACATGCAAACAAGGGGCTGGGAACTATTAGTGGCCTGGAACGATCATGTATCAGTAGCGGGCAAACCTTTTAACTATAATGTAAGTGTAGGTATTGGCGATTACAAGGCAAAGATTACCCGTTTTGATAACCCGCAAAACCTGTTGAGCAATTACTATGTAGGACAGGAGCTGGGAGAGATCTGGGGATACAAGATCGGCGGATATTTTAAAACCGATGCCGAAGCCGCCGAATACCAGAAAACGGTGAACCAGGATTTTGTAAACAAGCAGCGGCTGGGAGCACCGGGCAACTGGTCGAAATTAATGGCCGGCGATCTGAAGTTCATTGATGTAAACGGGGATGGTATCGTAAACAACGGGAAAAATACATTGGAGGATCATGGAGATCTTATCAAAATAGGAAATAAACAGCCCCGCTATACATTTGGTGTTAACATGGGGGCCGACTGGAATGGTTTTGACCTTTCCCTATTCCTGCAGGGCATTGCCAAACAATACTGGTATCCGGGAGCAAATGCCGATAAATTCTGGGGACCATATTCCCGGCCTTATTATTCCTTTATACCGGTTGACTTTGAAGAAAAGGTCTGGAGTGAAGACCGGCCCGATGCCTATTTTCCCAAGCTGCGTGGCTATGAAGCATTGAATGCCGGTGGTTCACTGAATGCACCGAACGACCGCTATCTGCAAAACCTGGCCTATATCCGGCTGAAGAACCTGACCGTTGGTTACTCGCTTCCGGCCGGATTATTGTCAAAAGCAAAGATCTCCAGGTGTCGGATCTACCTGAGCGGCGACAATATTTTTACAGCCACCAAGCTTAAAACAAAATACATCGATCCGGAAATGGCAGCGGCGGAAGCCAACGGACGGATCTATCCGATCAGCAAAATTTATTCTTTTGGACTGGATCTTTCTTTTTAA
- a CDS encoding HipA family kinase, whose protein sequence is MPDIRSVQVTRYVTPLREGGSLPAIAEADDGFLYALKFRGAGQGVKALVAEFIGGEVARLLQLKVPELVFAYLDEAFGRTEGDEEIQDLLKASEGWNLALHYLSGSVTFDPAVTEVAPLLASTIVWLDAFLTNMDRTVRNTNMLLWHRELWLIDHGACLYFHHNWESWPEQMKSSFPLIKDHVLLKNASELEAADAFCRSVLTEQRLHEVVNAIPMEWLMYEETLGDPEAAREVYLKFLTWRLNHSSTFLKTALDARVAGI, encoded by the coding sequence ATGCCCGATATCCGTTCTGTACAGGTAACCCGATACGTGACACCACTGCGTGAAGGCGGTTCGCTGCCCGCCATCGCGGAAGCTGATGATGGTTTTTTATACGCTCTTAAATTCAGGGGCGCCGGCCAGGGTGTAAAGGCGCTGGTGGCTGAATTCATCGGCGGAGAGGTGGCCCGTCTGCTGCAACTGAAAGTACCCGAACTGGTGTTCGCCTATCTCGACGAAGCATTCGGTCGTACTGAGGGCGACGAAGAGATCCAGGACCTGCTAAAGGCCAGCGAGGGCTGGAACCTGGCCCTGCATTACCTGAGCGGCTCGGTTACCTTTGATCCCGCGGTTACCGAAGTAGCGCCGCTCCTGGCCTCAACAATTGTATGGCTGGATGCCTTCCTCACGAACATGGATCGAACGGTAAGAAACACAAATATGTTATTATGGCACCGTGAACTCTGGCTGATCGATCACGGCGCCTGTCTGTATTTTCATCATAACTGGGAAAGCTGGCCTGAACAGATGAAAAGCAGCTTTCCGCTTATAAAAGATCATGTGCTGCTGAAAAATGCTTCGGAGCTGGAAGCCGCGGATGCTTTTTGCAGAAGCGTGCTCACAGAGCAGCGGCTGCATGAAGTTGTAAATGCGATCCCGATGGAGTGGCTGATGTATGAAGAAACACTTGGTGATCCTGAAGCAGCACGCGAAGTGTATTTGAAATTTCTCACCTGGCGGTTAAATCATTCTTCCACTTTTTTAAAAACGGCGCTGGATGCAAGAGTTGCTGGTATATGA
- a CDS encoding DUF3037 domain-containing protein translates to MQELLVYEYAVIRVVPRVEREEFINVGVIAFCKKTRYLESLISINREKLHCVHPEIDLECIESNLRAFREIAAGDPKSGSGIALLDAPSRFRWLTATRSTMIQCSKVHPGKALVMDGVVDLLLKRFVL, encoded by the coding sequence ATGCAAGAGTTGCTGGTATATGAGTATGCGGTGATCCGTGTAGTGCCACGGGTAGAACGTGAAGAATTTATCAATGTTGGGGTGATCGCGTTCTGTAAAAAAACAAGGTATTTGGAAAGCCTGATTTCAATAAACCGGGAAAAGCTGCATTGCGTTCACCCCGAAATCGATCTGGAATGTATTGAAAGCAATTTAAGAGCGTTCAGGGAAATTGCCGCCGGCGATCCAAAATCAGGGTCGGGGATTGCTCTATTGGATGCGCCTTCCCGTTTTCGCTGGCTTACCGCTACACGCAGTACCATGATCCAATGTTCGAAAGTGCACCCGGGAAAGGCGCTGGTTATGGATGGAGTGGTAGACCTGTTGCTCAAAAGATTTGTTTTATAA
- a CDS encoding FecR family protein — translation MDNDRLLELLGKRSAGELTLKEQIELGQLLKEHPDDQLFSLALEELMTVPTSYAETVPEKAVDEFINQVHQKIARKRKGGRRFQINRWLGAAAAVLILVLTGIGYYRSRDAGNTVPNVVATRKGNKTNIVLPDGTKVWVNADSRLAYAALFGRDTREVELTGEAYFDVVHDSKRPFIVHTKNIDVRVLGTAFNVRSYANEPSTQTTLIRGAVQVSLKHAKDKKIMLAPGEKLVIQNTYPVQSLNGEQAHLPQIELLAVNSNPVDSFVSETEWVNNKLVFDKDHLEQIIPVLERWYNIRIVCRNKPITQTFSGTFENDKLEDVLQSLQLSAGIRYKIEKEVVTFY, via the coding sequence ATGGATAACGACCGGTTATTGGAACTATTAGGCAAAAGAAGTGCAGGTGAACTCACTTTGAAGGAGCAGATCGAGTTGGGGCAGCTTCTGAAAGAGCATCCCGATGACCAGTTGTTTTCGCTGGCCCTGGAGGAGTTGATGACGGTTCCTACCTCATACGCGGAGACGGTTCCCGAAAAAGCAGTGGATGAATTCATCAACCAGGTGCATCAGAAGATTGCCCGGAAAAGGAAGGGGGGACGGCGTTTTCAGATCAACCGGTGGCTGGGTGCCGCGGCAGCGGTGCTGATCCTGGTGCTGACGGGCATCGGCTATTACCGCAGCAGGGACGCTGGTAATACCGTACCGAACGTAGTGGCTACCAGGAAGGGGAACAAAACCAATATTGTACTTCCCGATGGTACAAAGGTTTGGGTTAATGCAGACAGCCGCCTGGCCTATGCCGCTTTATTTGGCCGGGATACAAGGGAGGTGGAATTAACCGGAGAAGCCTATTTTGATGTGGTGCACGACTCAAAACGCCCGTTTATCGTGCATACAAAAAATATTGACGTAAGAGTGCTGGGAACTGCATTTAATGTACGGAGTTATGCAAACGAACCGAGTACGCAAACTACATTGATAAGAGGGGCTGTTCAGGTTAGCCTGAAGCACGCAAAAGATAAAAAAATTATGCTGGCGCCGGGAGAAAAACTGGTGATTCAAAATACTTACCCTGTGCAATCATTAAATGGGGAACAGGCGCATCTTCCTCAGATTGAGTTGCTGGCAGTAAACTCCAACCCAGTGGATTCTTTTGTGTCGGAAACCGAATGGGTTAACAATAAACTGGTATTTGATAAAGACCATCTGGAGCAGATCATTCCGGTACTGGAGCGGTGGTATAATATAAGAATAGTGTGCAGGAATAAGCCCATTACTCAAACCTTCAGTGGAACATTTGAAAACGATAAGCTTGAAGACGTATTACAGTCACTACAACTGTCTGCAGGCATCAGATATAAAATCGAAAAAGAGGTGGTGACCTTTTATTAG
- a CDS encoding RagB/SusD family nutrient uptake outer membrane protein, with protein sequence MKQYKIVVLFIFMSGFLVQCKKGFLDRAPQSEIIPEIFFNTEKDLELYTNSFYANTAAIPTAEGVYNEDDDNVIKNSLSDFLTGKRVVPVSGGSWNWYYLRNINYFLLNYQKAQVPGAKHYGGVAHLFRALFYFDKVATFGDVPWYSAVIDIKDSSLLNRPRDKRTLVMDSILADLDTAISWMDTKKSVEKVTKWTALAYKSRICLFEGTFRKYHPEFNLPDADRFLTEAAKAAEILINSGSYELYSSTPDKAYQELFASKSAIEKEVILTRRFSNDLQIWHNVNYYTLTASYGRPGLEKKLVNSYLMKDGSRFTDKAGYNTLTFFNEVQNRDPRLSQTIRTPGYTRTGNTKKLPPDFTGTVTGYQLIKFVTTEAEDFYNRSTNDMPVMRYAEVLLNFAEAKAELGTLTQADIDKSIKLLRDRVGMPNLNLVAANATPDSYLAAQYTHVSGANKGIILEVRRERRIELVMESFRRRDLLRWKEGHLFAEQFKGMYFPGVGPYDLDGDGKVDVYIYTGTRPPESGPQYLKLGSEVILENNTNGGAILVNPQVAKIFNEDRDYLEPIPVQEIQLNPSLVQNPNWK encoded by the coding sequence ATGAAGCAATATAAAATAGTCGTGCTGTTTATTTTTATGTCGGGTTTCCTGGTTCAGTGTAAAAAAGGATTCCTGGACCGGGCGCCACAAAGTGAAATTATCCCGGAGATCTTTTTTAACACCGAAAAGGACCTGGAATTGTATACGAATTCTTTCTACGCCAATACTGCGGCGATACCGACTGCTGAAGGAGTTTATAACGAAGATGATGACAACGTGATCAAAAACAGCTTGAGTGATTTTTTAACCGGCAAGCGGGTGGTCCCCGTTTCGGGCGGAAGCTGGAACTGGTATTATTTAAGGAATATCAATTATTTTTTATTAAACTACCAAAAGGCGCAAGTGCCCGGCGCGAAACACTATGGTGGGGTGGCGCACCTGTTCCGGGCCCTTTTTTATTTTGATAAGGTAGCTACGTTTGGAGATGTTCCCTGGTATAGCGCGGTGATCGATATAAAGGACTCTTCATTACTAAACCGGCCCCGGGATAAACGAACCCTGGTGATGGACAGTATACTGGCCGATCTGGATACGGCGATCAGCTGGATGGATACAAAAAAATCTGTTGAAAAAGTCACAAAATGGACGGCCCTTGCTTATAAATCGAGGATCTGCCTGTTTGAAGGCACCTTTCGCAAATACCACCCCGAGTTTAATTTGCCGGATGCAGACCGGTTTTTGACAGAGGCCGCTAAAGCCGCGGAAATACTGATTAACAGCGGTTCTTATGAACTGTATTCGAGCACACCAGACAAAGCTTACCAGGAGCTGTTTGCCTCAAAGTCGGCGATCGAAAAAGAAGTGATCCTGACGCGCCGGTTCAGTAATGATCTGCAGATATGGCATAATGTAAATTATTATACGCTGACGGCATCTTACGGCCGGCCGGGGCTGGAAAAGAAGCTTGTAAACAGTTACCTGATGAAGGATGGTTCAAGGTTTACAGACAAAGCCGGTTACAATACCCTTACTTTCTTTAATGAAGTACAGAACCGTGATCCGAGATTATCTCAAACCATCCGGACTCCCGGATATACCCGTACCGGGAATACAAAAAAATTGCCGCCGGATTTTACCGGAACTGTTACCGGGTATCAGCTGATAAAATTCGTGACCACAGAAGCGGAAGATTTTTATAACCGGTCGACCAACGACATGCCTGTTATGCGCTATGCGGAGGTGCTGCTGAATTTTGCAGAAGCCAAGGCGGAGTTGGGTACACTGACGCAGGCGGATATCGATAAATCAATAAAATTGCTACGCGATCGTGTGGGAATGCCCAATCTGAATCTGGTAGCTGCCAACGCAACTCCCGATAGCTATCTGGCCGCGCAGTATACCCATGTTTCAGGTGCTAATAAGGGAATCATTCTTGAAGTCCGCCGCGAACGAAGGATCGAGCTGGTGATGGAAAGCTTCCGTCGCCGGGACCTGTTACGATGGAAGGAAGGACATCTTTTTGCAGAGCAGTTTAAAGGCATGTATTTCCCGGGCGTAGGCCCTTATGACCTGGACGGGGATGGCAAGGTGGATGTATATATTTATACCGGAACAAGGCCGCCGGAAAGCGGGCCGCAGTACCTGAAACTGGGCAGTGAGGTCATCCTGGAAAATAATACAAATGGAGGTGCGATCCTGGTAAATCCCCAGGTTGCCAAGATATTTAATGAAGACCGGGATTACCTGGAGCCGATCCCGGTACAGGAAATCCAGTTAAACCCCAGCCTGGTACAAAATCCTAACTGGAAGTAA
- a CDS encoding Crp/Fnr family transcriptional regulator, producing MKLLFHHIEQYYPLSVTAREALAENFEERVLAKGKFLITEGQVCKQLYFLQQGALRGYINVDGKELTNWFGFEAHFITSFHSFITQQPSMENIQLLEGCILWSISKEQLTRLFDTHHEIERLVRIIYEQYYIRLEERYVNAQLRTATERYAHLMEEAPHILERVPLGQISSYLGVSPETLSRIRSRF from the coding sequence ATGAAGCTCCTTTTTCATCACATTGAACAATACTACCCGCTAAGCGTCACTGCCCGGGAAGCGCTTGCCGAAAACTTTGAGGAGCGGGTATTGGCAAAAGGAAAATTCCTGATCACAGAAGGCCAGGTATGCAAACAACTTTACTTTTTGCAACAGGGCGCATTACGGGGTTATATCAATGTGGATGGAAAAGAGCTCACCAACTGGTTTGGGTTTGAAGCGCATTTTATTACATCCTTTCACAGCTTTATCACACAGCAACCCAGCATGGAGAACATTCAACTTTTGGAAGGCTGTATATTATGGAGTATATCAAAAGAACAACTAACCCGCCTGTTTGACACCCATCATGAAATAGAACGCCTGGTACGGATCATTTATGAACAATACTATATCCGGCTGGAAGAACGTTATGTAAATGCCCAGTTGCGAACAGCCACCGAACGCTATGCACACCTGATGGAGGAAGCGCCGCATATCCTGGAACGCGTACCGCTGGGACAGATCTCTTCTTACCTCGGTGTCAGTCCCGAAACACTTAGCCGGATCCGGAGCCGCTTTTAA
- the yiaA gene encoding inner membrane protein YiaA, with amino-acid sequence MKQTQQPSNAFIAASWFALLTGVTAYIIGLWNAEMQLNEKGYYFTVLMFGLFSAISVQKAVRDQLEGIPVTNLYYGIAWFTTVLSIVLLTVGLWNATLTKSEKGFYAISFTLSIFAAIAVQKNTRDSRAAFSDDSKSHTPDAAAFSRNEPF; translated from the coding sequence ATGAAACAAACGCAACAACCATCCAATGCTTTTATCGCCGCCTCCTGGTTTGCCCTGCTAACCGGTGTAACGGCTTATATTATCGGTTTGTGGAATGCCGAAATGCAGCTAAATGAAAAAGGCTACTATTTTACCGTGTTAATGTTCGGACTTTTTTCCGCCATATCTGTACAAAAAGCGGTTAGGGATCAACTGGAAGGTATTCCGGTTACCAATCTCTATTATGGCATTGCCTGGTTTACAACCGTCCTGTCCATTGTTTTGCTGACGGTTGGATTGTGGAATGCCACGCTTACAAAAAGTGAAAAAGGATTTTATGCCATATCCTTTACCCTCAGCATTTTTGCGGCTATTGCGGTACAAAAAAATACGCGGGATAGCCGGGCGGCCTTTTCTGATGATTCAAAATCACATACCCCAGACGCAGCGGCTTTTTCCAGGAATGAGCCTTTTTAG